GTTTTATGTTTAGTGCCTTTGTGTGGAAGTAGTATTAATTCAATGCTCTAGGGGTACTGGCTTTCTTCTCTGATGATGGTGTCCAAAACATTCGAGACCCATCTGACAAAACATTTGGATGTGGATTCTTCTTTCATGTCCATCAATTTGGAAACCCCAGCCCAGGCCCAGGGAATTAAGCATATCCTATTGATCAGTAGGATGTATTACTACAGAAGATGGACTTCATGCACTTGTACAAAGCAAACATATAGAGTATTTGCATTCCCACACGGAACGAGTATGATTGAAGTAAACTCATGGGTGTAATATGCTCTAATTTTGACCCACTAAAACACTGTCATAGGCCCAAGCTCACTCACAAAACCCTGCCTACAGTTTTAGGCtaaatctccaatccttggatgGTCATTTCCAGTTCTGCATCTACCAAGTATTATCCAGTCTAATCATGAGGTACCTGGCTTCAAGGAGCAATGAGGAAAGAAATGTTAATGGGGAATCATAATGTGTTGTTTTCTctgcatttgttttttgtttttaggacGGAAAACAAGAGGAGAGCATCGTCGTCTCTGGTTCCTGTTGGGGTACTCCTAGCTACTCTCTTTGGCAGAGCTGAAATTACTCAGCCAACTTAATGGGGAATGTTATCAGCTCTTTTGTTTCAGGACTTGGTACAGTTATCAATAAACTGTTTGGTTCTCCACTAGATTTTCTTTCTGGAAAATCTTGCAGGTAAACTTGATCCTTATTATTGGTTATcctccttttctttccattaaAATGACTtgtatttatgtatttttaCAGTTATGTGGTCCATGTAATGACTGTGCCAAACTTTAATTAACTGCACCAATTTAGAGTTGTTCGATTTTATGTGCATTACATTTTAAGAAATGCACTAACAAGGGTAGTTTCGGGTGATGCATGGATAAACACCTATCCTATGGAAGCCCTTTACGAAGAATGCCCCAAAAACCTGAGGGGGCCCAAAAACACCAGATGGGCCGATAGTATTCTGTAGATTATTCTATAtatcaatttttctttttaaatttgtagCTTCCCCTGCTCTCTATCACTTTGTCCTTGATGTTATTAAATAACCTCTTGAATTTGAATTTCTTCAATATTTGTTGACCGAGGTCGGACAATAAGCATCTAGCTTAATGGGTCCAATAATAACTGTAATTCATCAATACGTCATTTGATTAAGTGAAAAGCAATAGATTGATGTACTGGTCAATTTTCTGCCAAGAAAATTTCAGACATGTAGTTATAGATAGAAACATTCTAAAGATTATGTGCAGATACATGCAAGACATAAGTTTTTGTGCAGTCAATGAATGTATTATTTAGACTCCTCAACTTGCTTAGAGTTTTAGCTTTGCCACCGGGAAAGAATATTAGACtttgaggaagaagatgagagtGTAATGGGACATGTTAGAGGAGGATGATGTGGAATTTTTTTAGTCTTTGTATGAAAAgaacacaaccaatctctagccatcCATTACTGTAATAAATAGCCAAGATTTGCTCAAACTCTTCCCCGTAAAAGttgaacttttccttggaagagtttttataaaatctaaaccgtctaaatacatctggacggtcagaattacgcacacaaccaatacaacggttgtgcaagtagcatttttgaagAAGAGGACGCGACAATGTGGATCCCACGAGCTTAAACGATAGTCACATATTGACaaatttcttccatttttgaTGGTTCAGCTCAATATGTGGGTCAACATGGGATTTTATTTGTTACATCGAAAATTTCTGCGTTGCTCATTTGCTGAAGTTAGCCGTGGTATCAGTTCTTCTCTACTTCGGTGAGTTTCCATGGTTCTAAGTGCTCATCTAGTCATTACACAAATTGAATTCCAGTTTCATCTAATTTCACCTACTGCTTTTAATTCCTTCGATCACAATGATGCAGTTCTCTTGTTCTTCTACTCATTATACAAATTGGGCATATGCCAATGCGTCTGCCAGACCCTCTGCAAAATGGCATGGGCAAGCTTTGCTACATTCTTTTCCATTGTTGAATTTGGGTGCACTTTCCTCTGTTACAAGCTTCCAAAACTCAAGCGAAGACACAGAAAGCACAAAAGGGACATCGAACGGTTCTGTACGAGTAGTAGCGATGGTGAAGAAGAAGCCACCAAAGACAGAAGATTTCGAGATCATAAGCCTGGAAAATCACTGTCTAGGCATTGGAGGGATTACCGAAGAGAACACTTGAGAAGATCATTAAGAGCTAGGAGTCACAGGGTGACAGTTGGGATTAGAAGGGATGGATTTTGTGTGAATAAGAGAAATGGAGCCAAGTACGGTAATCAAGGAAAAAACGTTCATGATATTAGAGTGACTAGAACATCGAAGTTTGCACAAAAGCGTGGTGATAACAAGGGCTCAAGTCGTCGGATGGGGAGGAAGAAGTGAAAGTTTTATGAAGGAATATACAAAACTCatataatttacccaaaaaaaaaaaaactcatataaTTTGACTGTGGCGGCTGCGTCAATGGCATTAGATCAAGGCCGGTTATGGGTGTAGGTACTGGGTCGGCTGTAACACACGGGTGGTTTGTGAGACTGAATCCATGCACCATAAGCATCATTCTacatttttccctttttaatcTCCTCTCAAAGTGACTTTGCTGACGTACTGATTTTGATATTTTGCTGAACGATGAATATATCAGCAGACTTGGAATTTACAACCATcaatctcttctctctcacaatTCAACAAGTTGATTACAGCAGCAAGCCATCAAGCCAATTTCTATACTCCTAATTATCTTCCTTTCTAGCCTTATATCCTATCAACCTCTTCTCTGGAAACATCAAAATGAAGCCAATGGCCTGTGCTAATATTACTCAACTTGGCTGCACAAAggctgggaaaaaaaaaacttcattatAACAGTGACCCACAACCCCACGAAAAAGAAATACAAGCAAGAGAATAGACCCATGTTGAAAttgaaaaggaaggtaattacctataaaaaaaaaaaaagaaagtccAAGGCTTGGGGAGCTAGTTGCAATTATAAGAAGTCCAACCAATCCTCTCTCTGTCATTGTCATAAACCACCAATTTGTCTTGCATAGAAATATCTGCGAAGTAATGAATGAGAAGAACAAAATGGTCATGAAGCAGAAACAAACTTCCATCTATCTGATATTTGAGGAGGAATTCATGAAGGGCAAGGAACACGTAAAGGAAAAGATCAGAAGATGGTTAAGACAAGAAACTGGATTTATTTCTTTCATTATCCTTTCCCATGGTAAATCCTCCGCAAATCCATGAGCCAACACAGCCTCAGTATTTCTTACCCCCAATTATGTTTAAGCTTCCTAAATGTGCATCAGCTCCATTCAAAATCCCCAAGCACACATTGCCATGAGACTGCAAGGAAAATCAGATCTTTAAAGTATTATCGCTTTGTCTTTTGACTCCGAATCAAACATAAAATGGTCTCAAGAGGTGCTCACAGTGATGACGAGATAAGATTCAGGCGGCAATAAGAAAGCAACATTCTTGGTATTTGTAAAGCTCAATGCCAACGGACTGAAGTTGTTCTTTACTGCATCAATGCTTCGAAACGGTTTCACCCCTTTCCAACATATGGGGAGGCTTCCATCCTTGACTGGACTTAATGGCTTCTTCAGCAGTGCTGTCTTAACCTGAAATTAGGAGTCATTAAAAGTGAGTTTTCACAAAGACGACAGGGGGCACTTGATTGTAGTCTGTTTGTTTCAACTAATTTACAGCTTACTTGAATTCATGTGCCTAAGCAGTTATAGTTAAAAAACATACGGTGATTTGTTCCACTTTTCAGGTTTCATCTAGTCTTcgctttaattcaaaaactcaaaattacCTAATATTCTAACTTTTTTAGATCAACGTTTAGATGTTTTTTAAGATcacattttttagcaaaatcaACTTCTATAACTGAAACAAATGATGAACATGCAACTTGCCAGAGCGAGTGTGTCTTGGTAAGCTTGAGGATTGAGGTAAGTGTAAGTACTCCCGCTGTCAAAAACTACATAAAGGCCCTTGGCAACCAAAGTCTTCCCACCAAAGAGGAGGTCCACCGGCCCTGTCATGTAGTAGTTCCTGAAATAGTTCACTGGTAAGATGGTCCAAACAAAGCCATGGCAAATCTACGTTACAGCAACTCTGGCAAGGGCGTCGAGTGCAATTATGTGTCGATGCAAAGAATTACATAATCTGTATGGCGAGGGCATGTCAACATGGTGAAATTTCTCTATTTTCAAGATGCTTGTTTTATTCTCTAGGGAAAATACTATTTACGAGGTAAAATAGAGCATTTCATGCATTACACGGGACTTCTAAGCATCTTCGCATGGCAAACTTGAGTAACTAAATATGCTTGTTGAGTTGAAGTCCAACCACTCATACTTGGCATGTAGGTTTTTGTGACATCTTTTGGAGGAATAATTTCAGATTCCGATGCCTCGAAAGCGGAGCCAGTGTGTTGCCAGAGATTCTGCTTTTGAGCCACAAAATAACTTTGAAGTTGTTTAAAAGATGACTTTAAGAAGCTCCAATTTTGATTCTTTGGGATTCTGATTCTCATAATCAACTTTTGTAAATCTCATGTTTTGACTACCACCCCTTACAAAGTTCCCTAGTTTCTGAACAAGTACATAATGCATTTGACATAGTCTACGCAACATAAATGACAAGAATAGTTCAACGAGAGCCATTACTCACAATGAATTGGGAATCTTTGGTGCCCAAAAAAGTCCAGAAGGCAAGAAATCATCtccaaagaaaagaaaccccTTCCCTTGTCCTCCTAAACAATGGCCAATAACATTCTGTGTTAGACCAAAACCGAGTAGCTGTGACACAAGGCTTGATTTTCCATTGGCAAGGCCAAGCACTCCATCGACATATGGTGAAGGAAACTGACCAGAAAATTCTTGATCGTATCCACACCTACAGAAAAATGTTCCCTCAATTATTATTCAGTTGaaaagaagtacaaaaaaaaaaatgataaatcaCACTAAACTGAAAGAAACGTGTGTTCATTTGTTAATATCTTTAGCAGGTTTGACTACACATTGAATTTTAGTTGAAAACTGTTTCAGAATAAGGAAATGAAATTCCGTACCCAAAGGCCAGCGTAGGTTTAAAAGTCGACCCGTTAGTGAGTTTGAGGGTAAAGGAGTCTCGAACCAGCACACCAAGAGATGATCCGTAGTCAGCATAATGAACTTCGTAATCACATTGATCATTTGAGGCTTCACACGGGAAATTTTTTGGTTGGTCAACAAATGCGCATAAGGGGTCCTTGCAAGACAAGGCATTATTGTTTGGCTTGTAGGGATTGTTAGGGGCCTGAGAATAAGGAAAAGATAACTAAATTAGGTATTCAGATTAACCAACATATGCaggcagaaaaaaaaaattgattaccTTGAGCAACTTGGCCCTAGGTCCAGCTGCACATTGTACCCAAGTAAGATTACTGCCAGTGTCAATGTCAAGATAATAGCGTTTGGGAGGGTTCCCTATGTATATGGTAGCATAAAAAAACCTGCATATGCAACAACACCGTGAATtataaagcataaaaaaaaaaaaaaaaaaaaacagcacccTGATTTCCAGAATCAGGGTGGAAAACTATGAATCTCATTCAATGGATGGAAGCGAAGGGATATACAATTCTGAGCAATTTCGCGTCGGTTAGTATGTAGTTTGAAGGTAGACTCATTCTCTATCTCGATAATCAATAGTAATAAGTTACTGAACAAATCCTTAAAAAGATTGAAAGTAATCAAAGTGGAAATAACGAAATTGAGAGTAGGTGCAACTGTTGATGAGTTGAGAATGCAATTCAGATAATAGGTTATTTGCAATGCACCCAAACTAGATGGGAAACACAAAAATAGATTTCGGTACGGGTATGCATACATAATGCACAAACTA
The sequence above is drawn from the Rhododendron vialii isolate Sample 1 chromosome 6a, ASM3025357v1 genome and encodes:
- the LOC131329118 gene encoding uncharacterized protein LOC131329118, with protein sequence MGNVISSFVSGLGTVINKLFGSPLDFLSGKSCSSICGSTWDFICYIENFCVAHLLKLAVVSVLLYFVLLFFYSLYKLGICQCVCQTLCKMAWASFATFFSIVEFGCTFLCYKLPKLKRRHRKHKRDIERFCTSSSDGEEEATKDRRFRDHKPGKSLSRHWRDYRREHLRRSLRARSHRVTVGIRRDGFCVNKRNGAKYGNQGKNVHDIRVTRTSKFAQKRGDNKGSSRRMGRKK
- the LOC131329115 gene encoding aspartic proteinase Asp1-like, yielding MGERKKETSSSMLAIYSALFLILTFLVSFSAARELQSQTKEQTRSPNRLGSSLVFPVQGDVYPNGFFYATIYIGNPPKRYYLDIDTGSNLTWVQCAAGPRAKLLKAPNNPYKPNNNALSCKDPLCAFVDQPKNFPCEASNDQCDYEVHYADYGSSLGVLVRDSFTLKLTNGSTFKPTLAFGCGYDQEFSGQFPSPYVDGVLGLANGKSSLVSQLLGFGLTQNVIGHCLGGQGKGFLFFGDDFLPSGLFWAPKIPNSLNYYMTGPVDLLFGGKTLVAKGLYVVFDSGSTYTYLNPQAYQDTLALVKTALLKKPLSPVKDGSLPICWKGVKPFRSIDAVKNNFSPLALSFTNTKNVAFLLPPESYLVITSHGNVCLGILNGADAHLGSLNIIGDISMQDKLVVYDNDRERIGWTSYNCN